From Pagrus major chromosome 9, Pma_NU_1.0, the proteins below share one genomic window:
- the LOC141002258 gene encoding eIF5-mimic protein 2-A: MSNQRQQKPTLTGQRFKTRKRDEKERFDPSQFQESIIQGLNQTGTDLEAVAKFLDASGAKLDYRRYAETLFDILVAGGMLAPGGTLSDDVTPTEFCLFKAQEDMETMQAYAQVFNKLIRRYKYLEKGFEEEIKKLLLFLKGFTESERNKLAMLTGILLANGNLSASILSSLFNENLVKEGVSACFAVKLFKSWLSEKDISSVATSLRKVGMDNRLMELFPANKRSCEHFSKYFTDAGLKEISDFARNQQSIGARKELQKELQEQMARGDPLKDIIAYVREEMKKNNISEQTMIGLIWLSVMSSVEWNKKEELVTEQAIKLLKQYSPLLKAFTSQGLSELTLLLKIQEYCYDNIHFMKAFQKIVVLLYKADVLSEEAILKWYNEGHVAKGKSVFLEQMKKFVEWLKNAEEESESEEEEAD, encoded by the exons ATGAGTAATCAAAGGCAGCAGAAGCCTACGCTAACAGGCCAGCGTTTCAAAACCCGAAAAAGAG ATGAAAAGGAGAGGTTTGACCCTTCCCAGTTTCAGGAAAGCATCATACAAGGTCTGAATCAAACTGGCACTGATTTGGAAGCTGTTGCAAAATTCCTTGATGCCTCTGGTGCCAAGCTTGACTACCGCCGCTATGCTGAGACACTATTCGACATCCTGGTGGCCGGTGGAATGCTGG CCCCAGGAGGGACGCTGTCAGATGACGTGACACCCACCGAGTTCTGTCTCTTCAAAGCGCAAGAGGACATGGAGACCATGCAGGCATATGCACAG GTCTTTAACAAGCTCATCAGGCGCTACAAATACTTGGAGAAAGGGTTTGAGGAGGAGATTAAAAAG ctgctgctgtttctcaaGGGCTTCACAGAGTCTGAGCGCAACAAGCTGGCCATGCTAACAGGGATTCTGCTGGCCAACGGCAATCTCTCTGCATCCATTCTCAGCAGCCTCTTCAATGAGAACCTAGTCAAAGAAG GTGTTTCGGCATGCTTTGCGGTAAAACTCTTCAAATCCTGGCTTTCTGAAAAGGACATCAGCTCTGTTGCCACCAGTCTCCGAAAGGTTGGCATGGACAACAGGCTCATG GAGCTGTTCCCTGCCAACAAGCGCAGTTGTGAGCACTTCTCGAAGTACTTCACAGACGCGGGGCTCAAGGAGATTTCGGACTTTGCCAGAAACCAGCAGTCCATCGGTGCTCGCAAAGAACTGCAGAAAGAGCTTCAGGAGCAGATGGCACGTGGGGACCCCCTCAAAGAT ATCATTGCCTACGTCCGTGAGGAAATGAAGAAGAACAACATCTCCGAGCAAACGATGATTGGACTAATCTGGTTGAGTGTAATGAGCTCCGTGGAGTGGAACAAGAAGGAGGAGCTGGTCACAGAACAAGCCATCAAACTTTTAAAG CAATACAGCCCACTGTTGAAGGCTTTTACCTCCCAGGGTCTCTCTGAACTTACTCTCCTGCTGAAGATCCAAGAGTACTGCTACGACAACATCCACTTCATGAAGGCCTTCCAGAAAATTGTTGTTCTGCTCTACAAAG ctgatgtCTTGAGTGAGGAGGCAATTCTGAAGTGGTACAACGAAGGCCACGTTGCCAAGGGAAAGAGCGTTTTCCTTGAGCAGATGAAAAAGTTTGTTGAATGGCTCAAGAACGCAGAGGAAG agtcCGAGtccgaggaagaggaggcagactGA